The following coding sequences lie in one Oryctolagus cuniculus chromosome 7, mOryCun1.1, whole genome shotgun sequence genomic window:
- the KCNA3 gene encoding potassium voltage-gated channel subfamily A member 3 isoform X1, with protein sequence MDEHLSLLRSPPQTSARHRAHPPQDPASRGGGGSGSGAHTLVNPGYAEPAADPELPPDMTVVPGDHLLEPEAADGGGGPPQGGGGGGGCDRYEPLPAAGEQECCGERVVINISGLRFETQLKTLCQFPETLLGDPKRRMRYFDPLRNEYFFDRNRPSFDAILYYYQSGGRIRRPVNVPIDIFSEEIRFYQLGEEAMEKFREDEGFLREEERPLPRRDFQRQVWLLFEYPESSGPARGIAIVSVLVILISIVIFCLETLPEFRDEKDYPAAPSQDVVEAAGNGTSGAPAGASSFSDPFFVVETLCIIWFSFELLVRFFACPSKATFSRNIMNLIDIVAIIPYFITLGTELAERQGNGQQAMSLAILRVIRLVRVFRIFKLSRHSKGLQILGQTLKASMRELGLLIFFLFIGVILFSSAVYFAEADDPTSGFSSIPDAFWWAVVTMTTVGYGDMHPVTIGGKIVGSLCAIAGVLTIALPVPVIVSNFNYFYHRETEGEEQAQYMHVGSCQHLSSSAEELRKARSNSTLSKSEYMVIEEGGMNHSAFPQTPFKTGNSTATCTTNNNPNSCVNIKKIFTDV encoded by the coding sequence ATGGACGAGCACCTCAGCCTCCTGCGCTCGCCGCCGCAGACCTCCGCCCGCCACCGCGCCCACCCTCCCCAGGACCCCgcgagccgcggcggcggcggcagcggtaGCGGCGCCCACACCCTGGTGAACCCCGGCTACGCCGAGCCCGCCGCAGACCCCGAGCTGCCTCCCGACATGACGGTGGTGCCCGGGGACCACCTGCTGGAGCCCGAGGCGGCCGACGGCGGAGGGGGCCCGCCtcagggcggcggcggcggcggtggctgTGACCGCTACGAGCCGCTGCCGGCCGCCGGGGAGCAGGAGTGCTGCGGGGAGCGCGTGGTCATCAACATCTCGGGGCTGCGCTTCGAGACGCAGCTCAAGACCCTCTGCCAGTTCCCAGAGACGCTTCTGGGCGACCCCAAGCGGCGCATGCGGTACTTCGACCCGCTCCGCAACGAGTACTTCTTCGACCGCAACCGGCCCAGCTTCGACGCCATCCTCTACTACTATCAGTCCGGGGGCCGCATCCGCCGGCCGGTCAACGTGCCCATCGACATCTTCTCCGAGGAGATCCGCTTCTACCAGCTGGGCGAGGAGGCCATGGAGAAGTTCCGCGAGGACGAGGGCTTCCTGCGGGAGGAGGAGCGGCCGCTGCCCCGCCGCGACTTCCAGCGCCAGGTGTGGCTGCTCTTCGAGTACCCTGAGAGCTCCGGGCCGGCCCGGGGCATCGCCATCGTGTCCGTGCTCGTCATCCTCATCTCCATCGTCATCTTCTGCCTGGAGACGCTGCCCGAGTTTCGCGATGAGAAGGACTACCCGGCCGCGCCGTCGCAGGATGTGGTGGAGGCGGCCGGCAACGGCACGTCGGGGGCCCCCGCCGGAGCCTCCAGCTTCTCCGACCCCTTCTTCGTGGTGGAGACCCTGTGCATCATCTGGTTCTCCTTCGAGCTGCTCGTGCGCTTCTTCGCTTGTCCCAGCAAAGCCACCTTCTCGCGAAACATCATGAACCTGATCGACATCGTGGCCATCATTCCCTACTTCATCACCCTGGGCACCGAGCTGGCCGAGCGACAGGGCAACGGACAGCAGGCCATGTCCCTGGCCATCCTGAGGGTCATCCGCCTGGTGAGGGTCTTCCGCATCTTCAAGCTGTCCCGTCACTCCAAGGGGCTGCAGATCCTGGGGCAGACGCTGAAGGCTTCCATGCGGGAGCTGGGGCTgctcatcttcttcctcttcattgGGGTCATCCTCTTCTCCAGCGCCGTCTACTTTGCCGAGGCGGACGACCCCACTTCGGGCTTTAGCAGTATCCCGGATGCCTTCTGGTGGGCAGTGGTGACCATGACAACAGTCGGCTACGGCGATATGCACCCTGTGACCATAGGGGGCAAGATTGTGGGCTCTCTGTGTGCCATCGCCGGGGTTTTGACCATTGCATTGCCCGTTCCTGTGATTGTTTCCAACTTCAATTACTTCTACCACCGGGAGACCGAAGGGGAAGAGCAAGCCCAGTACATGCACGTGGGAAGTTGCCAGCACCTCTCCTCTTCAGCCGAGGAGCTCCGAAAAGCAAGGAGTAACTCGACTCTGAGTAAGTCGGAGTACATGGTGATCGAAGAGGGGGGTATGAACCATAGTGCTTTCCCCCAGACCCCTTTCAAAACGGGCAACTCCACTGCCACTTGCACCACGAACAATAACCCCAACTCCTGTGTCAACATCAAAAAGATATTCACCGATGTTTAA
- the KCNA3 gene encoding potassium voltage-gated channel subfamily A member 3 (The RefSeq protein has 4 substitutions, 2 frameshifts, 1 non-frameshifting indel compared to this genomic sequence), which produces MTVVPGDHLLEPEAADGGGGPPQGGGAGCDRYEPLPAGEQECCGERVVINISGVRFETQLKTLCQFPETLLGDPKRRMRYFDPVRNEYFFDRNRPSFDAILYYYQSGGRIRRPVNVPIDIFSEEIRFYQLGEEAMEKFREDEGFLREEERPLPRRDFQRQVWLLFEYPESSGPARGIAIVSVLVILISIVIFCLETLPEFRDEKDYPAAPSQDVVEAAGNGTSGAPAGASSFSDPFFVVETLCIIWFSFELLVRFFACPSKATFSRNIMNLIDIVAIIPYFITLGTELAERQGNGQQAMSLAILRVIRLVRVFRIFKLSRHSKGLQILGQTLKASMRDVGLLIFFLFIGVILFSSAVYFAEADDPTSGFSSIPDAFWWAVVTMTTVGYGDMHPVTIGGKIVGSLCAIAGVLTIALPVPVIVSNFNYFYHRETEGEEQAQYMHVGSCQHLSSSAEELRKARSNSTLSKSEYMVIEEGGMNHSAFPQTPFKTGNSTATCTTNNNPNSCVNIKKIFTDV; this is translated from the coding sequence ATGACGGTGGTGCCCGGGGACCACCTGCTGGAGCCCGAGGCGGCCGACGGCGGAGGGGGCCCGCCtcagggcggcggcggcggcggtggctgTGACCGCTACGAGCCGCTGCCGGCCGCCGGGGAGCAGGAGTGCTGCGGGGAGCGCGTGGTCATCAACATCTCGGGGCTGCGCTTCGAGACGCAGCTCAAGACCCTCTGCCAGTTCCCAGAGACGCTTCTGGGCGACCCCAAGCGGCGCATGCGGTACTTCGACCCGCTCCGCAACGAGTACTTCTTCGACCGCAACCGGCCCAGCTTCGACGCCATCCTCTACTACTATCAGTCCGGGGGCCGCATCCGCCGGCCGGTCAACGTGCCCATCGACATCTTCTCCGAGGAGATCCGCTTCTACCAGCTGGGCGAGGAGGCCATGGAGAAGTTCCGCGAGGACGAGGGCTTCCTGCGGGAGGAGGAGCGGCCGCTGCCCCGCCGCGACTTCCAGCGCCAGGTGTGGCTGCTCTTCGAGTACCCTGAGAGCTCCGGGCCGGCCCGGGGCATCGCCATCGTGTCCGTGCTCGTCATCCTCATCTCCATCGTCATCTTCTGCCTGGAGACGCTGCCCGAGTTTCGCGATGAGAAGGACTACCCGGCCGCGCCGTCGCAGGATGTGGTGGAGGCGGCCGGCAACGGCACGTCGGGGGCCCCCGCCGGAGCCTCCAGCTTCTCCGACCCCTTCTTCGTGGTGGAGACCCTGTGCATCATCTGGTTCTCCTTCGAGCTGCTCGTGCGCTTCTTCGCTTGTCCCAGCAAAGCCACCTTCTCGCGAAACATCATGAACCTGATCGACATCGTGGCCATCATTCCCTACTTCATCACCCTGGGCACCGAGCTGGCCGAGCGACAGGGCAACGGACAGCAGGCCATGTCCCTGGCCATCCTGAGGGTCATCCGCCTGGTGAGGGTCTTCCGCATCTTCAAGCTGTCCCGTCACTCCAAGGGGCTGCAGATCCTGGGGCAGACGCTGAAGGCTTCCATGCGGGAGCTGGGGCTgctcatcttcttcctcttcattgGGGTCATCCTCTTCTCCAGCGCCGTCTACTTTGCCGAGGCGGACGACCCCACTTCGGGCTTTAGCAGTATCCCGGATGCCTTCTGGTGGGCAGTGGTGACCATGACAACAGTCGGCTACGGCGATATGCACCCTGTGACCATAGGGGGCAAGATTGTGGGCTCTCTGTGTGCCATCGCCGGGGTTTTGACCATTGCATTGCCCGTTCCTGTGATTGTTTCCAACTTCAATTACTTCTACCACCGGGAGACCGAAGGGGAAGAGCAAGCCCAGTACATGCACGTGGGAAGTTGCCAGCACCTCTCCTCTTCAGCCGAGGAGCTCCGAAAAGCAAGGAGTAACTCGACTCTGAGTAAGTCGGAGTACATGGTGATCGAAGAGGGGGGTATGAACCATAGTGCTTTCCCCCAGACCCCTTTCAAAACGGGCAACTCCACTGCCACTTGCACCACGAACAATAACCCCAACTCCTGTGTCAACATCAAAAAGATATTCACCGATGTTTAA